A genomic region of Chryseobacterium sp. KACC 21268 contains the following coding sequences:
- a CDS encoding peptidylprolyl isomerase produces the protein MALDKNHVVTLKYVLHTNDENGEKVFVEETSAENALTFLYGVGMMIPKFEEEIKDLTIGDKASFEIAPGEGYGERDPQAVTQLPVDMFEGQELPPVGAVLPLSDNSGNNFQAMVLEVTPEAVTVDLNHPMAGKSLFFDVEILNARPATEEELAHGHAHGEDGHSGH, from the coding sequence ATGGCATTAGACAAAAATCATGTAGTGACTTTAAAATACGTTCTACATACTAATGATGAAAATGGAGAGAAAGTGTTTGTAGAAGAAACTTCTGCTGAGAATGCTTTGACGTTTCTATATGGCGTAGGAATGATGATTCCAAAATTCGAAGAGGAGATCAAAGATTTGACAATCGGAGACAAAGCTTCTTTCGAGATTGCACCAGGCGAAGGCTATGGCGAGAGAGATCCTCAAGCTGTGACTCAATTACCAGTTGATATGTTCGAAGGTCAGGAATTGCCACCAGTTGGAGCAGTTTTACCACTTTCTGACAATAGTGGAAATAATTTCCAGGCGATGGTTTTGGAGGTAACACCAGAAGCTGTTACTGTTGACTTGAACCATCCAATGGCTGGGAAAAGTTTGTTTTTCGATGTTGAAATTCTGAATGCTCGTCCAGCAACAGAAGAAGAATTAGCACACGGTCACGCTCACGGAGAAGATGGTCATTCTGGACATTAA
- the radA gene encoding DNA repair protein RadA: MAKLKTLYFCQNCGAQYSQWHGQCKTCGEWNTLVEEIVEKSTKSVATKSKSSIINIIEVEAIEEPRIVTPSEELNRVLGGGIVLGSVTLIGGEPGIGKSTLLLQLALKMKKKILYVSGEESASQIKMRADRLADVKNPNCFLFTETSLEKIIHEATKLMPDFVIIDSIQTLQSQLIESSPGTVSQIRECSNEIIKFAKENNIPVFLVGHITKDGQIAGPKVLEHMVDVVLNFDGDRNHLFRLLRANKNRFGSTSEIGIYEMISSGLKEIKNPSEILITKKFEELSGNSVAVTLEGNRPMLLEIQALVSTAVYGTPQRSSTGFDSKRLNMLLAVLEKRAGFQLGSKDVFLNITGGIKTDDPALDLAVVASILSSNEDIAISEHYCFAGEIGLSGEIRPVAQVEQRITEAEKLGYEKIFISNLNKLPKKKFGIKVEEISKIEDFVESLF, encoded by the coding sequence ATGGCAAAACTCAAAACTCTATATTTCTGTCAGAATTGTGGCGCACAATATTCCCAGTGGCACGGGCAATGCAAAACCTGTGGCGAATGGAACACTTTGGTGGAGGAAATCGTTGAAAAATCCACCAAATCTGTAGCGACAAAATCCAAATCTTCCATCATTAACATCATTGAGGTGGAAGCCATAGAAGAACCAAGAATCGTGACACCTTCAGAAGAACTCAACCGTGTTTTGGGTGGCGGAATTGTACTCGGATCGGTAACTTTGATTGGAGGAGAACCAGGAATTGGGAAATCTACCCTTCTTCTTCAACTTGCCTTGAAGATGAAGAAAAAAATCCTGTATGTTTCGGGCGAAGAAAGCGCCTCACAAATCAAAATGAGAGCAGACAGACTCGCGGACGTAAAGAATCCAAACTGTTTCCTTTTCACAGAAACGTCATTAGAAAAAATCATACACGAGGCAACGAAACTGATGCCCGATTTTGTTATCATTGACTCTATCCAGACTTTGCAATCGCAATTGATAGAAAGTTCACCTGGAACAGTTTCACAAATCCGTGAGTGTTCTAATGAGATCATCAAATTTGCCAAAGAAAATAATATTCCTGTATTCCTTGTCGGTCACATTACAAAAGACGGACAGATTGCAGGACCAAAAGTTCTGGAACATATGGTAGATGTGGTTCTTAATTTTGATGGTGACAGAAATCATTTATTCAGATTATTGAGAGCAAACAAAAACCGTTTTGGTTCAACTTCGGAAATTGGAATTTACGAGATGATTTCCAGCGGTTTAAAAGAAATTAAAAACCCATCAGAAATTCTGATTACAAAGAAATTTGAAGAATTATCCGGAAATTCTGTTGCAGTAACTTTGGAGGGAAACAGACCTATGCTTTTAGAAATTCAAGCTTTGGTTTCCACCGCAGTTTACGGAACGCCCCAAAGAAGTTCCACCGGTTTCGACTCCAAAAGACTGAATATGCTACTTGCAGTTTTGGAAAAGCGAGCCGGTTTTCAACTAGGTTCAAAAGATGTTTTCCTCAATATTACTGGTGGAATTAAGACTGATGATCCGGCTTTGGATTTGGCGGTTGTTGCCTCTATTTTATCAAGTAATGAAGACATTGCAATTTCAGAACATTATTGTTTTGCGGGAGAAATTGGTTTGAGCGGAGAAATCCGTCCTGTTGCACAAGTAGAACAACGCATCACAGAGGCAGAAAAGTTAGGCTACGAGAAGATATTCATTTCTAATCTGAACAAACTTCCTAAGAAAAAATTCGGAATTAAAGTAGAGGAAATTAGTAAGATTGAGGATTTTGTAGAGTCATTATTCTAA
- a CDS encoding ACP phosphodiesterase, translating to MNYLAHSILSFTNGQLVGNMIADFIKNNERENFPLEIQEGITVHRAIDTFTDSHPAVSEAKKIFSPLVRLYSGAFVDVAFDYFVAHLYTEEELKIHSTKVYKILWENEQWLPENYKKMLVRMEQDDWLSNYRQDQGIKFSMQNVLHKAKYLDTSIPIFDTFRQNKKELQIHFDAFFPDILLECTKKYKSI from the coding sequence TTGAATTACCTCGCCCACTCTATCCTCTCTTTTACCAATGGACAACTCGTTGGCAATATGATTGCGGATTTCATAAAAAACAATGAGCGAGAAAATTTTCCTTTGGAAATACAAGAAGGCATCACGGTCCATCGGGCGATTGATACTTTTACGGATTCTCATCCGGCTGTTTCGGAGGCTAAAAAGATTTTCAGTCCTTTGGTAAGGCTCTATTCCGGAGCTTTTGTGGATGTTGCTTTTGATTACTTTGTGGCGCATCTTTACACTGAAGAAGAATTAAAAATACATTCCACCAAAGTTTACAAAATCCTTTGGGAAAATGAACAATGGCTTCCTGAAAATTACAAAAAAATGCTTGTAAGAATGGAGCAAGATGATTGGCTCAGTAATTACAGACAAGACCAAGGCATCAAATTCAGTATGCAAAATGTTTTGCACAAGGCCAAATATCTTGACACAAGCATTCCCATTTTTGATACTTTTCGACAGAATAAAAAAGAGCTTCAAATTCATTTTGATGCATTCTTCCCGGATATTTTATTGGAGTGTACGAAGAAATATAAATCGATTTAA
- a CDS encoding tetratricopeptide repeat protein yields the protein MEFTKRLILVLLLIACILQTKAQEYTPEKIDNILSETFHLADRNRALRIGLDTYNISDNNGYYLGKAKSLKVIINSYLGLGEQQKALEAADKLLNLANKESDDYHSVQSLIAKSLAYSYLGFFDKATETSTTAENLCQQIKDNYEYYSSMGQIYAGRSEIMNLKYELPQHTIKNDLKSVEYYNKIKDPKKRNGWLAIQYSSVGYTYIDLDQHDKALYYNRKAYLLSKADNDSINQAFGLYGLGNTYLEMNKMDSSIYYYKQALPIFEKAQDIYRLQYIYDDLSTIYEKMEDDRLYGYYAKKSKELYDVIRKKEKAETDNISKNIIDSEKTSWYKNLYFIIAGLIIFFIVKMYFTIKYFKRFRRERQKRVRTKIHLIAKEKELDQLESKVNDAFAEVLELAKCNDSSFLSRFKEVYPDFYSNLNKTYPEMTSGQLRFCALLKLNFSTKEIANCTHISVRSVEMKKSRLRKQLNIASDVDLNNWMINF from the coding sequence GTGGAATTTACAAAAAGATTAATACTAGTACTACTATTAATTGCGTGCATATTACAAACGAAAGCGCAAGAATACACGCCTGAAAAGATTGACAATATTCTTTCTGAGACGTTTCATCTGGCAGATAGAAACAGGGCTTTGAGAATAGGCCTGGATACTTACAACATTTCTGACAACAACGGATATTACCTTGGCAAAGCAAAATCCTTAAAGGTGATCATCAATTCTTACTTAGGCTTGGGAGAACAGCAAAAAGCTCTGGAGGCTGCTGATAAACTTCTGAACTTGGCCAACAAGGAAAGTGATGATTATCACTCAGTTCAAAGCTTAATTGCCAAATCACTCGCCTACTCCTATCTTGGTTTTTTTGATAAAGCAACCGAAACAAGCACAACTGCGGAAAACCTTTGCCAGCAAATAAAGGATAACTACGAGTATTACAGCTCTATGGGACAGATCTATGCAGGGAGATCGGAAATCATGAATTTAAAATATGAGCTTCCTCAACACACCATCAAAAATGATCTGAAGAGTGTAGAATATTACAACAAAATAAAAGATCCAAAGAAAAGAAACGGCTGGCTCGCAATCCAATACTCCAGTGTCGGTTACACTTACATAGATCTCGACCAACACGACAAAGCACTCTACTACAACCGCAAAGCCTATCTCTTATCAAAAGCAGATAACGACTCTATAAACCAAGCTTTTGGACTGTACGGACTTGGCAACACTTATCTGGAAATGAACAAGATGGATAGCTCTATCTATTATTACAAACAGGCATTACCAATCTTCGAAAAAGCACAGGACATCTACAGATTACAATACATTTACGATGATCTTTCAACCATTTATGAAAAAATGGAAGATGACAGACTCTACGGCTATTACGCCAAAAAATCTAAAGAACTATATGATGTAATCAGAAAAAAAGAGAAGGCAGAAACGGACAATATTTCAAAAAACATTATCGATAGTGAAAAAACGAGCTGGTACAAAAATTTATATTTCATCATAGCCGGCCTTATTATTTTCTTCATTGTTAAAATGTATTTCACTATTAAATATTTCAAAAGATTCCGAAGAGAAAGACAAAAAAGAGTCAGAACCAAAATTCACCTGATTGCGAAAGAAAAGGAACTAGATCAATTGGAATCAAAAGTCAATGATGCTTTTGCCGAAGTTTTGGAATTGGCCAAGTGTAATGACTCCTCTTTTCTTAGCCGTTTCAAAGAAGTGTATCCGGATTTTTATTCAAATTTAAATAAAACCTATCCGGAAATGACAAGCGGGCAACTTCGGTTCTGTGCACTTCTCAAACTTAATTTTTCCACAAAAGAAATTGCCAATTGCACCCACATATCCGTAAGAAGCGTGGAGATGAAAAAAAGCAGATTGCGAAAACAATTGAACATTGCATCCGATGTTGACCTTAATAACTGGATGATAAATTTCTAA
- a CDS encoding VOC family protein produces MKKSAALLFLLISFKIFSQNKETETPLPLGVFSVSLNVKNLQKSKEFYENLGFSQMGGDMKQNYLIMKNGTTIIGIFQGMFEGNILTFNPGWDEKAKEVNPFTDVREIQKRLKSNQIKLNTEADEKTKGPAYIELTDPDGNKILIDQHR; encoded by the coding sequence ATGAAAAAGTCAGCTGCATTGTTATTTCTACTAATTTCCTTCAAAATCTTTTCGCAAAATAAAGAGACAGAAACTCCACTTCCTTTAGGTGTTTTTTCGGTAAGCCTTAATGTGAAAAATTTACAAAAATCTAAGGAGTTTTATGAAAATCTTGGTTTCTCTCAGATGGGCGGTGATATGAAACAAAATTATCTGATAATGAAAAATGGCACTACTATTATCGGGATTTTCCAGGGAATGTTTGAAGGGAATATCCTAACCTTTAATCCGGGTTGGGACGAAAAAGCGAAGGAAGTCAATCCTTTTACAGATGTGCGTGAAATTCAGAAAAGACTGAAGAGTAATCAAATCAAACTAAATACAGAGGCAGATGAGAAAACCAAAGGTCCGGCTTATATTGAGCTTACAGATCCGGATGGTAATAAAATCCTCATAGATCAACATAGGTGA
- a CDS encoding HupE/UreJ family protein: MKDFLFYLQLGWDHIISLDALDHQLFILALIAAYSFKDFKRLLILVTAFTIGHCITLALSSFDIIRVKSVWIEFLIPCTIVITALDNILFKGKHPYQYYFALFFGLIHGMGFANTARMMLAKEQSITIPLLGFNIGLELGQIAMVLIILIIFTFVTKFTKLNQRDWLLITSSAAGALALQMALERMPF; the protein is encoded by the coding sequence ATGAAGGATTTTCTATTTTACTTACAGCTGGGTTGGGATCACATAATTTCTTTGGACGCTTTGGATCATCAGCTTTTTATTTTAGCGTTGATTGCGGCGTACAGCTTCAAGGACTTTAAAAGGTTACTAATACTGGTCACCGCTTTTACCATTGGTCACTGTATTACTTTGGCGTTATCTAGTTTCGATATTATCCGCGTGAAAAGCGTCTGGATAGAGTTTCTGATTCCCTGTACGATTGTAATCACCGCTTTGGATAATATCTTGTTCAAGGGGAAACATCCTTATCAATATTATTTCGCCTTATTTTTTGGACTGATCCACGGGATGGGATTTGCGAATACTGCACGAATGATGCTGGCTAAAGAACAAAGCATTACGATTCCGCTTTTAGGCTTCAATATCGGTCTGGAACTGGGGCAGATTGCAATGGTTTTGATCATCCTGATAATCTTCACGTTTGTCACAAAATTTACAAAACTCAACCAGAGAGATTGGCTCCTAATCACCTCATCTGCAGCAGGAGCACTGGCGCTTCAGATGGCGCTGGAAAGAATGCCTTTTTGA
- a CDS encoding AsnC family transcriptional regulator codes for MNYQLDDIDKKILDFLVENTRMPFTEIAKQMDVSAGTIHVRVKKMEDAGIILGSSLSIDYSKLDYNFTAFIGILLTKSNHTQEVLKQLALIPNVVEASVTSGKYNIFCKMKAKNTEDAKKIIYQIDDIQDVMRTESMISMEEYISDKNRLINAVSI; via the coding sequence ATGAACTATCAATTGGACGATATCGATAAAAAAATTCTTGATTTCTTAGTAGAAAACACAAGAATGCCTTTTACGGAAATTGCTAAGCAAATGGACGTGTCCGCAGGAACTATCCACGTAAGAGTAAAGAAAATGGAAGATGCAGGAATTATTTTGGGATCTTCTCTTAGCATAGACTACAGCAAGTTGGATTACAACTTCACTGCATTCATCGGTATTTTACTTACAAAATCTAACCACACACAGGAAGTATTGAAGCAATTGGCTCTTATTCCAAATGTGGTAGAAGCTAGTGTAACATCAGGAAAATATAACATCTTCTGCAAAATGAAAGCAAAAAACACAGAGGATGCGAAAAAAATCATTTATCAAATAGATGATATTCAGGATGTAATGAGAACAGAAAGTATGATCTCTATGGAGGAGTACATCAGTGATAAGAACCGTTTGATAAACGCGGTTAGTATATAG
- a CDS encoding translocation/assembly module TamB codes for MANLENKNTTNEDPNSDQPVKKKRTPLFWRILNYLFFGIIGLVVLLFIAINLPVTKRYIADEAITILNKDLNMRMSVENVEVNFFGDVKIKGLRIRDYKDYEFVKARELRVDSDWFALAFNTRDIKFNQATIIDPVIRVITYKGDSISNFIRYVDNFNDGKPRDPKKKPFKMGMKIDLINGVSTIVNENSPGEAGRWLDARKINMHVTSLKVEGADVFADIRNFSLITKRYGKEHIVDTFSTNFEITKKHLKFGNLTINTDHSLLQGEAVMNLDPVTRFADFGKKVSWDLKIIPGSQISGYDLSYFVTDWDNYTPINISGTMTGPLNDFALNNFLIRSQDVNLNTKKLTINGVIDKKFFIESKNVSADFTYKALKASLPNFIASKLGNIADDFGRMKYNGSVKVNPKQIFATGEVVTGIGQAKMKDFNLVDYSTKRPKYRGYVDVKDLNVTALTKNKQVGLISGKFDVQGEGFDVNTLYIKTKSDVAHIDLMGKSLNNIAIEGVLNKKRFTGDVVANDPNAKGTFKGVVDFSTKRLFADFAADIQYVNLKYFGINAGDTNSVSGVVNGKVSMTNLNDLNLDADIKGLTLNSSKQKLSIPDSKLKAFFENGNRIVSVDAPGTITGRISGRFDLEDIGNMVTNSINKILVGNPPKKTYNGQSFDFDFDVKQGLVSFFVPDLELKNGAKVGGNYNGNTNDLILNADASQIKYVLTSKKELSEAEKFLAETDATYQPDLNKASDSAMVDSLSLRINTADLSQQLLATVKRAQYGKNVLQDVKLTANNENSQVLHIGTVFKLGSLEDESAKQMKEYAVNINQTTNTAGDYVLRFEPTTIKLNEVAWSIDTSPELNHSITYRKREKDFLIKNLRIYSDESELLIKDADFKSAKDFTADAEVKNLDISKLLALGNSKNALDIKGIANGTIQIKKSGTNLEPLVDLDVNEIFMNGKAMGNLETKITKSEKPNVFDVSIQALSSEFLGKNTLDVSGTIDNNPASPVLDVNAKMNEFDLAFAQQFVKEIFGNFRGKATGDLKISGALNDIDYSGDLALKGFGLKLLFTGVDYSFDDTVINLSRGLALLNNIGIKDGRTNSKGNISGSIQFETLSSLGINLIMRADNLLVINNSQEDNDLFWGRVYGQGDIYVSGPVSGLEISTPNDGLKVLNNSTFTFNSASKANVDEFKILRFLKRDDEGGISVEKKKKSGANMLMDFDISVDKGTLVNVLVGDDVGSIAVKGDADHLKFRMERSGNISMNGTYTVDNGTFVSKAILDRTFQIARNSIIRWSGSPMTPDLDITANYTRPVTNAGEYLGMSLTQPINVVLTTKITNTLTKPDIEFGVSAPDSSSEVRETLATKMNNQDERTIQFGSILVLNSFNVVNSGGLDFNLQNTAINTGYNMLFKQLGSVLNTISSAFQVNLDYISGDPNSNTSDRANTSVSLALSPRFKLKTGLGVPVARTENATSNYLSAEGTIEYDWSRLNNGSRLLRAYSKPSNLGLGTANVLNQSYGVGVVYSKSFNSFKYIFKRRERIKRDSAAVEANKEDSLKNKPIK; via the coding sequence ATGGCAAATTTAGAAAATAAAAACACAACAAACGAAGATCCGAACAGTGACCAGCCAGTCAAAAAGAAAAGAACACCACTTTTCTGGAGGATCCTCAACTACTTATTTTTCGGGATCATCGGACTGGTGGTTCTGCTTTTCATTGCGATCAATCTTCCTGTTACCAAAAGGTATATCGCAGATGAGGCCATCACAATATTGAACAAAGACCTCAATATGAGAATGTCTGTCGAGAATGTCGAGGTCAATTTCTTTGGCGATGTGAAGATCAAAGGCCTTAGAATTAGAGATTACAAAGATTATGAATTCGTGAAAGCCAGGGAATTGCGTGTTGACTCTGATTGGTTTGCTTTGGCTTTTAACACGAGAGATATTAAGTTCAATCAAGCAACAATCATCGATCCCGTGATCCGCGTGATCACTTATAAAGGTGATAGCATCAGTAATTTTATCCGATATGTAGATAACTTCAATGACGGAAAACCACGTGACCCAAAGAAGAAACCTTTCAAAATGGGGATGAAGATCGACCTAATCAACGGTGTTTCCACGATTGTGAATGAAAATAGTCCGGGAGAAGCCGGGAGATGGCTGGACGCAAGGAAAATCAATATGCACGTCACTTCTTTAAAAGTTGAAGGTGCAGATGTTTTCGCGGATATCAGAAACTTCAGTTTGATCACGAAACGATACGGCAAAGAACACATTGTCGATACATTTTCCACCAACTTCGAGATCACGAAAAAACATTTGAAGTTTGGGAATCTGACAATCAATACCGATCATTCGCTGTTACAAGGTGAAGCGGTAATGAATCTGGATCCGGTAACTAGATTTGCAGATTTTGGAAAGAAGGTAAGTTGGGATCTGAAGATCATTCCTGGAAGCCAGATCAGTGGTTATGACCTCAGTTATTTCGTGACCGATTGGGATAATTACACGCCGATCAATATCTCAGGAACAATGACTGGTCCGCTGAATGATTTTGCATTGAATAATTTTCTCATCCGCTCGCAGGATGTCAATCTGAATACCAAAAAACTGACAATCAATGGCGTTATCGATAAAAAATTCTTCATCGAAAGTAAAAATGTCTCTGCCGATTTTACTTACAAAGCTTTAAAGGCTTCTTTACCAAATTTCATTGCTTCGAAGTTGGGAAATATCGCTGATGATTTTGGAAGGATGAAATACAACGGCTCTGTGAAAGTGAATCCAAAACAGATCTTTGCGACCGGAGAGGTGGTGACAGGAATCGGTCAGGCGAAAATGAAGGATTTCAATCTTGTAGATTACAGTACAAAACGTCCTAAATACAGAGGTTATGTGGATGTGAAAGATTTGAACGTCACAGCATTGACCAAGAACAAACAGGTTGGATTGATCTCTGGGAAATTCGATGTGCAAGGTGAAGGTTTCGATGTCAATACATTGTACATCAAAACAAAATCAGATGTTGCGCATATTGACCTGATGGGCAAAAGCCTTAATAATATCGCCATAGAAGGTGTTCTTAATAAAAAAAGATTCACTGGAGATGTGGTTGCCAATGATCCCAATGCCAAAGGAACCTTCAAAGGTGTTGTGGATTTTTCTACCAAAAGACTGTTCGCAGATTTCGCGGCCGATATTCAATATGTCAATTTAAAATATTTCGGGATCAATGCGGGAGACACCAATTCTGTAAGCGGCGTTGTCAACGGAAAAGTCTCGATGACCAATCTGAACGACCTGAATCTGGATGCGGATATCAAAGGTCTAACTCTTAATTCAAGCAAACAGAAACTCAGTATTCCAGATTCCAAACTAAAGGCATTCTTCGAAAATGGAAACCGAATTGTCTCCGTAGATGCGCCAGGTACGATCACGGGAAGGATTTCAGGAAGATTTGATCTCGAAGATATTGGGAATATGGTCACCAATAGTATCAACAAAATATTGGTTGGTAATCCACCAAAGAAAACATACAACGGACAAAGTTTCGACTTCGACTTTGATGTGAAGCAAGGTTTGGTTTCTTTCTTCGTCCCAGATCTTGAACTTAAGAACGGAGCAAAAGTTGGCGGAAATTACAATGGAAACACAAATGATCTGATATTGAATGCTGATGCTTCTCAAATCAAATATGTTTTAACAAGCAAAAAAGAATTGAGTGAAGCTGAAAAATTCTTAGCAGAAACAGATGCAACTTATCAGCCAGATCTAAACAAGGCAAGTGACAGTGCGATGGTAGATAGCCTAAGTTTAAGAATCAACACAGCCGATTTGAGTCAGCAATTGCTTGCTACCGTGAAAAGAGCGCAGTATGGCAAAAATGTTTTGCAGGATGTGAAGCTCACGGCTAATAATGAAAATTCCCAGGTTCTGCATATTGGGACCGTCTTCAAATTAGGAAGTTTGGAAGATGAAAGTGCAAAACAGATGAAGGAATATGCTGTTAATATCAACCAAACCACGAATACTGCAGGCGATTATGTACTCAGATTTGAACCAACCACCATCAAATTAAATGAGGTGGCATGGAGTATTGATACCAGTCCGGAACTTAATCATTCTATCACTTATCGAAAAAGAGAAAAAGATTTCCTGATAAAAAATCTCAGGATTTATTCTGATGAAAGCGAACTACTGATAAAAGATGCCGACTTCAAATCTGCAAAAGATTTCACAGCGGATGCTGAGGTCAAAAACCTGGATATTTCAAAATTGTTAGCCTTAGGAAATAGTAAAAACGCTTTAGATATTAAAGGAATCGCCAACGGAACAATACAGATCAAAAAATCCGGAACAAACCTGGAGCCATTGGTTGATTTGGATGTTAATGAAATCTTTATGAATGGAAAAGCGATGGGAAATCTTGAAACAAAGATTACCAAAAGCGAAAAACCAAACGTGTTTGATGTAAGCATCCAGGCATTATCATCTGAGTTTTTAGGAAAAAATACTTTGGATGTTTCAGGAACGATCGATAATAATCCAGCCTCTCCGGTTTTGGATGTGAATGCGAAAATGAATGAGTTTGATCTCGCATTTGCACAGCAGTTTGTAAAAGAGATCTTCGGAAACTTCCGAGGAAAAGCAACAGGTGATCTTAAAATTTCTGGCGCGTTGAATGACATAGATTACAGCGGTGATCTTGCGTTGAAAGGCTTTGGTTTGAAATTATTGTTCACAGGAGTTGATTATTCATTTGATGATACCGTCATTAATCTTTCCAGAGGTCTTGCACTTCTGAATAATATAGGCATCAAGGACGGAAGGACTAATTCCAAAGGTAATATCTCTGGTTCTATTCAGTTTGAAACACTTTCTTCGCTGGGAATCAACTTAATTATGCGGGCGGATAATCTTTTAGTGATTAATAATTCTCAGGAAGATAATGATTTGTTCTGGGGGCGCGTCTATGGTCAGGGTGATATCTACGTCAGTGGACCTGTTTCCGGGTTGGAAATTTCCACCCCAAATGACGGTCTGAAAGTTCTGAATAATAGTACATTTACCTTTAACAGTGCATCGAAAGCCAATGTGGACGAATTCAAAATCTTAAGATTCCTAAAACGTGATGACGAAGGTGGAATCTCTGTGGAAAAAAAGAAAAAATCCGGTGCTAATATGCTAATGGATTTTGATATATCTGTTGACAAAGGGACATTGGTGAATGTTCTGGTAGGAGATGATGTGGGAAGTATTGCTGTGAAAGGCGATGCAGACCATTTAAAATTTAGGATGGAAAGAAGTGGAAATATCAGTATGAATGGGACTTACACGGTGGATAACGGAACATTTGTCTCCAAAGCAATCCTCGACAGAACTTTCCAGATCGCAAGAAACAGCATCATCCGATGGAGTGGTAGCCCAATGACGCCGGATCTTGATATCACGGCCAATTATACAAGACCAGTCACCAATGCCGGCGAATACTTAGGAATGTCTCTTACGCAGCCAATCAACGTTGTGCTGACTACAAAAATTACCAATACACTTACAAAACCTGATATAGAATTTGGAGTCTCAGCGCCCGATAGCTCTTCCGAAGTAAGGGAAACGCTGGCGACTAAAATGAATAATCAGGATGAGCGTACAATCCAGTTTGGGTCTATTCTGGTACTTAACAGTTTCAATGTTGTCAACAGTGGTGGACTTGATTTTAATCTGCAGAATACGGCGATTAACACAGGTTATAATATGTTGTTCAAGCAATTGGGGTCGGTGCTAAATACGATCAGTAGTGCCTTCCAGGTCAATCTGGACTATATCAGTGGTGATCCGAATTCCAATACGTCAGACAGAGCTAATACCAGCGTGAGTTTGGCCTTATCACCTCGATTCAAATTAAAAACAGGATTAGGAGTGCCGGTAGCAAGGACGGAGAACGCGACAAGCAATTATCTATCCGCCGAAGGAACTATTGAATATGACTGGAGCCGACTGAATAACGGAAGCCGATTGCTAAGAGCCTATTCCAAACCTTCTAACCTTGGTCTGGGAACGGCTAATGTTCTCAATCAGAGTTATGGTGTTGGAGTTGTGTACAGTAAAAGTTTTAATTCCTTCAAATATATCTTCAAAAGACGTGAAAGAATAAAAAGAGACTCTGCAGCTGTGGAGGCAAATAAAGAAGATTCCTTAAAAAACAAGCCAATAAAATGA